AATTAACAAGATCCCCGACTTCTCTAAGAAGTCGGGGATCTGAATTCCTTTAGGTGCTTTAGGACACAAGGAGATGAGCAAACTCGGACAGCAAAAGATATCCAAATCCATCATATATTATACCTTATCTCTCCTCGGTGGCATACTCATGGGAGTAACCGTAGCCCCTATTGGTGCATGGTTCTTGGCCTGGATTGCCCTTGTTCCCTTGTGGATATTAGTTATTAACTATACATCCAAAACAGATCCCCCTGCCCCCCGCCCCCTGCCCCTTGCCCTGCTTTGGGGTATCGGTTATCACGGAGTTGCTCTGTCATGGATTACAGGGATTCATCCTATGGATTGGTTAGGTGTTCCTTGGTTGCCTAGTTTAACTATTACCCTCCTTTGTTGGGCATTTATTAGCCTGTGGGGAGGAATATTAGTTACTGTTTGGGCGGCTTTAATGGTGCGTCTAGATAGGGGAAATCCTTGGTTGCGTGTTCTCTTTGGTACAGCCTTATGGTGTGGGTTAGAAAGTCTCTGGAGCGCTAGTCCTCTGTGGTGGAGTTCTTTGGCTTACACTCAATCACCGCAAAATCTGGTAATTTTACATTTAGGACAGCTTTCTGGTCCGAATTCTGTCACGGCGGTAATTGTGGCGTTTAATGGGTTAATTGCGGAATATCTCACGCAAAGGCGCAAAGGCGCAAAGGAAGAGGGGAGTTTAGGGAAAGGTTTTGTTAATGGTTATTTAATTTTGGCTGTTTCCTTATTAATTATTTCTCATTTTATCGGCTTTATTCTCTACACTGCACCCCTAAATCTAACCTCAAGTACGGCTTTAAAAATTGGTGTTATTCAAGGTAATATTCCTAATAAAATTAAGGTTCTTCCTCAAGGTTTACGTCGGGCGATTACTGGTTATACTGAAGGATATTTAAATTTAACTAATCAAGGTGTGCAAGCTGTTCTTACCCCGGAGGCTTCTATACCTATTTTTTCTCGTGATTTACTTCAAACTCCTTTGTTAGCTGCTATTCGAGAAAAGGGTGTAATAGCTTGGATAGGTGCATTTGGTGAAAGAGGAAATAGTTATACAAATAGTTTATTTACAGTTCTTGGTAATGGGGAAGTTACCAGCCGTTATGATAAATCTAAACTTGTACCATTAGGAGAATATATTCCTTTTGAAAATATTTTAGGTGGACTGATTCAACGGTTATCACCCCTAGAAGCACATCAAGTTGCGGGTAAAGCCCAGCAAATTTTTGATACTCCTTTTGGTAAGGTAATTGTTGGTATTTGTTACGAATCTGCTTTTGCGGAAAATTTTCGTTATCAAGCTTCTATGGGTGGGAAATTTATTCTCAGTTCGTCGAATGATGCCCATTATACGGCAGCAATGGCAGATCAACATCATGCCCAG
The DNA window shown above is from Anabaena sp. WA102 and carries:
- the lnt gene encoding apolipoprotein N-acyltransferase — translated: MSKLGQQKISKSIIYYTLSLLGGILMGVTVAPIGAWFLAWIALVPLWILVINYTSKTDPPAPRPLPLALLWGIGYHGVALSWITGIHPMDWLGVPWLPSLTITLLCWAFISLWGGILVTVWAALMVRLDRGNPWLRVLFGTALWCGLESLWSASPLWWSSLAYTQSPQNLVILHLGQLSGPNSVTAVIVAFNGLIAEYLTQRRKGAKEEGSLGKGFVNGYLILAVSLLIISHFIGFILYTAPLNLTSSTALKIGVIQGNIPNKIKVLPQGLRRAITGYTEGYLNLTNQGVQAVLTPEASIPIFSRDLLQTPLLAAIREKGVIAWIGAFGERGNSYTNSLFTVLGNGEVTSRYDKSKLVPLGEYIPFENILGGLIQRLSPLEAHQVAGKAQQIFDTPFGKVIVGICYESAFAENFRYQASMGGKFILSSSNDAHYTAAMADQHHAQDIMRAIETDRWAVRATNTGYSAFINPHGQTLWKSAYNTYQTHAETIYPRQTRTLYVRWGDWLTPLLLVLSALSRIFQSLVLFCDKNPRNPYYSKLSSNPEQEPRPQPPPRKR